A genomic window from Aethina tumida isolate Nest 87 chromosome 4, icAetTumi1.1, whole genome shotgun sequence includes:
- the LOC109607946 gene encoding serine/threonine-protein phosphatase 1 regulatory subunit 10, with protein sequence MFSLSGSIKDLWNHKFQFSREFSSILSERTSLSATLGILMKMPRIDPLQLLKCLSVLLTPTGGILSKEEVPRVVNLMTKFSKKLVSKCVYVLILKVTEKDLVDIFMAEGGWVLVQTWLQDAIHVSNWDLVKEILGLLIVTPVDVERLKLNNIPKLVKMLSRKEDMPEVQKLASTLVDNWLVLVKTNNLQVQNISSTSATEAESADSESKEVQNQLTTVDVKAEIALGTETEIKNETDGVVAAGENTNKDAAEAEKENVANTTEKEDAKVPTESSEDKTAEKKSSSSSRSSSSSKDKKRSSSSSKSSSSSSSSSSRDKSRDKDRKDKDKHRSNGSSRHSSSSRSSSSSKERRSSKDKDRHRDKDKDKDKDKEKDKSKQAEKDKDTLAKLKPQSLDKVGKIPKKSDKDEKDVKKKPTMSIEVRKNREDRPKTVKIFNSKMRSTGLEEEVKPPPPRPTKKPSVQLPTIPSKRPSPPKDVISTPPEKKLKLDITDKIDRPGAIKLIPPKPKPTVLQESDIFMDALTAATTKKEVKKRKRRPSLSKETPSSPTVGATSGDQSNVPSSPVSTALGFKNIAPINFYQDTLSTETNENENEDGDNKEDDGSGTPTQEGDDEEGDVKRVKISEDGLKGVLCYTKRKGPKRSIRWRSDDDLVEVRYFELDETERVNVTKTFMDMAKMEMCGEREAVMRSRKLTSEDIMGEQTMWRPPIVVDLPDPLAVPGSKSLEKDIQFAREKSVLPAQYFDKRRIPDTPYEPDPEHHQMKDPVIIPLDDPDGTETDLRNTPWPEPKGSPPHVDNPPMPQGMFPNMPGGFNPNNFPQMPPPGFPGMPPRFPGPGGPGPNNFMPPNMMPNGNMMGPPNMGPPPDMMNQGPMNPNMFGPGHGPDGFNQNDNPNFGMPFNQPNMFPPNNFNMRGNGMRGGFRGRGGPGNGPWVRMNMPGGNWNRGGGGGHRGGRMCKNVKNHGYCRNIDNCPFIH encoded by the exons ATGTTTAGTTTGTCTGGTTCAATTAAAGACTTGTGGAATCACAAATTCCAATTCTCAAGAGAATTCAGTTCAATATTAAGTGAACGTACCTCTTTAAGTGCGACATtaggaattttaatgaaaatg CCGCGTATTGATCCattgcaattattaaaatgcctGTCGGTCCTTCTGACGCCAACAGGAGGCATTTTGTCCAAAGAAGAGGTACCCAGGGTGGTAAA CTTAATGACAAAGTTTTCTAAGAAACTGGTCAGTAAGTGCGTTTATGTGCTAATACTGAAAGTGACAGAGAAAGACTTGGTTGATATTTTCATGGCCGAAGGTGGCTGGGTATTGGTGCAAACTTGGCTCCAAGATGCAATTCATGTGTCAAACTGGGATTTAGTCAAAGAAATCCTTGGACTACTGATAGTCACCCCAGTTGATGTAGAAAGACTCAAGCTCAACAACATTCCTAAACTAGTGAAAATGTTGTCCCGGAAAGAGGACATGCcag AAGTCCAAAAGTTGGCCTCAACACTAGTAGACAATTGGTTGGTGCTTGTGAAAACTAATAACCTCCAGGTTCAAAACATTTCATCCACTTCAGCCACTGAAGCAGAGTCTGCAGATTCAGAAAGTAAAGAAGTGCAAAATCAACTGACCACAGTTGACGTGAAGGCTGAGATAGCTTTGGGCACGGAGACGGAGATCAAAAACGAAACGGACGGTGTTGTCGCAGCCGGGGAGAACACTAACAAAGATGCCGCAGAGGCGGAGAAAGAAAACGTCGCCAACACGACGGAGAAAGAAGACGCTAAAGTGCCTACAGAAAGCTCAGAGGACAAGACTGCAGAGAAAAAGTCCAGTAGCAGCTCGCGGAGCAGCTCCAGCAGCAAGGACAAGAAGAGGTCGTCCAGCAGTTCAAAGAGCAGCAGCAGCAGTAGTAGCAGCAGTAGCAGAGACAAAAGTAGGGACAAAGACAGAAAGGACAAGGACAAGCATAGGAGCAATGGCTCATCCAGGCACAGCAGCAGTAGCAGAAGCTCAAGCAGCAGCAAAGAGAGGAGAAGCAGCAAGGACAAAGACCGACACAGAGACAAAGACAAAGACAAGGACAAGGACAAAGAGAAAGATAAGTCCAAGCAGGCGGAAAAGGACAAAGACACGTTGGCCAAACTGAAGCCCCAGAGCCTGGACAAGGTGGGCAAGATACCCAAGAAGTCCGACAAGGACGAGAAGGACGTGAAAAAGAAGCCCACAATGTCGATAGAGGTGCGCAAGAACAGAGAGGACCGGCCTAAGACCGTCAAGATTTTCAATTCGAAAATGCGTTCGACTGGCCTCGAGGAAGAGGTGaagccgccgccgccgcgACCCACCAAGAAGCCCTCGGTCCAGCTGCCCACCATTCCGTCGAAACGTCCCTCCCCGCCCAAGGACGTGATATCCACGCCGCCCGAGAAGAAGCTGAAGCTCGACATAACGGACAAGATCGATAGGCCGGGCGCCATCAAACTGATACCACCCAAACCCAAAC CGACTGTACTACAAGAAAGCGACATATTCATGGACGCCCTCACCGCCGCAACGACGAAGAAGGAGGTGAAGAAACGCAAGAGGCGCCCCAGCCTCTCCAAAGAGACGCCCAGCTCGCCGACGGTGGGCGCCACCAGCGGTGACCAGTCGAACGTTCCCAGCTCGCCGGTTTCAACAGCGTTGGGCTTCAAGAACATCGCGCCGATTAACTTCTATCAGGACACGTTGAGTACCGAGACCAACGAGAACGAGAACGAAGACGGCGACAACAAGGAGGACGACGGTTCGGGCACGCCGACCCAAGAAGGTGACGACGAGGAGGGCGATGTGAAACGCGTGAAGATCAGCGAGGACGGACTCAAGGGTGTGTTGTGCTACACCAAGAGGAAAGGTCCGAAACGGTCGATCAGGTGGCGCTCGGACGACGACCTGGTCGAGGTGCGCTACTTCGAACTGGACGAAACCGAACGCGTGAACGTCACCAAGACCTTCATGGACATGGCCAAGATGGAAATGTGCGGCGAAAGGGAGGCGGTGATGAGGTCCAGGAAGCTGACCAGCGAGGACATAATGGGCGAGCAGACCATGTGGCGGCCGCCGATCGTCGTCGATCTGCCCGATCCGTTGGCCGTGCCCGGCTCCAAGAGCCTGGAGAAGGACATCCAGTTCGCCAGGGAGAAGAGCGTGCTGCCCGCCCAGTACTTCGACAAGCGCCGGATACCGGACACGCCGTACGAACCCGATCCCGAGCACCATCAGATGAAGGATCCGGTCATCATTCCGCTGGACGATCCGGACGGCACCGAGACCGATCTGCGCAACACGCCGTGGCCGGAGCCGAAGGGCTCGCCGCCGCATGTCGACAACCCGCCGATGCCGCAGGGCATGTTCCCCAACATGCCGGGCGGCTTCAATCCCAACAACTTCCCCCAAATGCCGCCGCCCGGCTTCCCGGGCATGCCTCCCCGCTTCCCCGGACCTGGTGGCCCGGGTCCGAACAACTTCATGCCGCCCAACATGATGCCGAACGGCAACATGATGGGGCCGCCCAACATGGGACCGCCGCCCGACATGATGAACCAGGGACCGATGAACCCGAACATGTTCGGGCCGGGACACGGCCCGGACGGTTTCAATCAAAATGACAATCCCAACTTCGGTATGCCTTTTAATCAACCCAACATGTTCCCGCCGAATAACTTTAACATGCGGGGCAACGGGATGAGGGGCGGATTCAGGGGCAGGGGCGGTCCCGGTAACGGACCGTGGGTGAGGATGAACATGCCTGGGGGCAATTGGAACAGGGGCGGGGGCGGTGGACACAGGGGCGGCAGGATGTGTAAAAACGTTAAGAATCACGGCTACTGCCGGAACATTGATAACTGCCCGTTCATACATTAA
- the LOC109601749 gene encoding glycerophosphocholine phosphodiesterase GPCPD1, whose protein sequence is MSSSDNSREWFFVEDPGNEVCRKNKLKDTVSSSEGSSVYDPRKWLFRVRAPELKPDEALCVVGNIIELGRWNPEKGYLLEREDDSDVWSSTVQVPLISRIEYRYCVVVVIEKGMQVIVRNWEAGVKPRVILQSDTVPTNKDEPSLYGQYEDIYQIDRGWLIKETMVQLKLCNSPLTLFKPKYNNRAIFIKVTPVNLLKHNTNIPKTMSEALEESLSAETQDQLENPKHAYTEVASLISEDPIFKPQNQFGHEYKSDDLLIFQSSVLFPSNTAYLIDLYVYSSSAHEGEPPYHAGFSYLLPTVLQGSEGKVTLPVTSTKHRPLGQITLEYLVISPMTNFKCDMSVTYERHWKKGRQSLDVGHRGSGSSFKVETKNCAEVRENTIASLRNAINHGADFVEFDVQLSKDLVPIIYHDFHICISMKKKKDLIDGDMLEIPVKELTYDQLRLLKVYHLSEGKSMNPRYFNQDEQEEHQPFPTLQQALEVLNPHVGFNIEIKWTMQMADGTYELYHPYDLNLYLDTILEVVLRYGKSRRIVFSCFNPDICQVIRLKQNKYPVVFLTVGESEIYDKYADPRCWSIKSAAQYSIMSELLGINVHTEDLLRDASLIKYAHESNLVIFCWGDANADPATIKYLKQLGVHGVIFDKIYQYSSKDVKESVFMVEARESQKDLIRMVAASAETQSIPPQHTFKDIILDVDSARKNMVQNLSTATSLESLETQIGDYRTS, encoded by the exons ATGAGTTCCAGTGACAATTCACGG GAGTGGTTCTTCGTGGAGGATCCCGGCAACGAGGTGTGTAGGAAAAATAAACTGAAGGATACTGTGAGCAGCTCAGAGGGCTCCAGCGTGTACGATCCCAGAAAATGGCTTTTCCGCGTAAGGGCGCCAGAATTGAAACCGGACGAGGCTTTGTGCGTGGTCGGAAACATCATCGAGTTGGGCAGATGGAACCCAGAGAAGGGTTATCTCTTAGAAAGGGAGGACGACTCGGACGTATGGTCATCAACAGTTCAGGTACCTTTGATCTCTAGAATTGAATATAGGTACTGTGTTGTTGTGGTCATTGAGAAAGGCATGCAAGTAATTGTGAGGAACTGGGAAGCTGGCGTCAAACCTCGAGTTATCCTACAGTCAGACACTGTCCCAACTAACAAGGATGAGCCATCTCTTTATGGGCAATATGAAGACATCTACCAGATAGATAGAGGTTGGTTAATAAAGGAAACAATGGTACAACTGAAGCTATGCAACTCACCTCTAACTCTATTTAAACCAAAGTATAACAACAgagcaatatttattaaagtaaccccagttaatttattaaagcacAATACTAACATACCAAAGACCATGTCAGAGGCCTTAGAAGAATCCCTAAGTGCCGAAACGCAAGACCAACTTGAAAATCCAAAGCACGCGTACACGGAAGTTGCCAGTTTAATCAGTGAAGATCCAATATTCAAGCCGCAAAATCAATTTGGTCACGAGTACAAGAGCGATGACTTGCTAATATTCCAGTCATCAGTCTTGTTCCCCTCAAACACAGCCTACCTCATTGATTTGTATGTGTACAGTTCATCAGCCCATGAAGGTGAACCACCATATCATGCAGGGTTCAGTTACTTGTTGCCCACAGTTTTGCAAGGGTCTGAGGGCAAAGTCACACTACCAGTTACCAGTACAAAGCACAGGCCGTTGGGCCAGATCACTTTGGAGTACCTGGTGATCAGTCCAATGACCAACTTCAAATGTGATATGAGCGTGACCTACGAGAGACACTGGAAGAAGGGTCGTCAGTCGTTGGACGTGGGACATCGAGGATCAGGGTCTAGTTTTAAGGTGGAGACGAAGAATTGCGCCGAAGTTAGGGAGAATACGATCGCCAGCTTGAGGAACGCCATCAACCACGGCGCCGACTTCGTCGAGTTCGACGTCCAGTTGAGCAAAGATTTAGTTCCTATTATCTACCACGATTTCCACATCTGTATTTCAATGAAAAAGAAGAAGGACCTAATCGACGGGGACATGCTCGAGATACCAGTCAAGGAACTCACCTACGACCAACTGAGGCTTCTCAAG GTTTACCATCTGTCCGAGGGGAAATCGATGAATCCCCGGTACTTCAACCAGGACGAACAGGAGGAGCACCAACCTTTCCCCACCCTGCAACAGGCGTTGGAGGTGCTCAACCCCCACGTGGGCTTCAACATCGAAATCAAATGGACCATGCAAATGGCGGACGGCACGTACGAGCTGTACCACCCGTACGACCTCAACCTCTACTTGGACACGATCCTGGAAGTGGTGCTCAG GTACGGCAAGAGCCGAAGAATAGTCTTCAGTTGCTTTAACCCTGACATATGTCAGGTGATCAGGCTGAAGCAGAACAAATATCCGGTGGTGTTCTTGACGGTGGGCGAGAGTGAGATCTATGACAAGTACGCCGATCCGCGTTGCTGGTCAATCAAATCGGCCGCCCAGTACTCGATCATGAGTGAACTGCTGGGCATTAACGTGCACACCGAGGACTTGCTACGCGACGCCTCGCTG ataaaataCGCCCACGAATCGAATCTAGTCATTTTCTGCTGGGGCGACGCCAACGCGGACCCGGCCACCATCAAATACCTAAAACAGCTCGGCGTGCACGGCGTAATATTCGACAAGATCTACCAGTACTCCAGCAAGGACGTGAAGGAGAGCGTCTTCATGGTGGAGGCGCGCGAATCGCAGAAGGACCTGATCAGGATGGTGGCCGCCTCGGCCGAAACGCAGTCAATCCCGCCCCAGCACACGTTCAAGGACATCATATTGGACGTGGACTCGGCACGCAAGAACATGGTGCAAAACCTGTCGACGGCCACGTCGCTGGAAAGTTTGGAGACCCAGATCGGCGACTATCGCACCAGCTAG